The Pogoniulus pusillus isolate bPogPus1 chromosome 3, bPogPus1.pri, whole genome shotgun sequence nucleotide sequence CTCAATCTGCAGCTTCTCCGACTCAAACTTTAAGAACTGCAGCCTCTCTTTCTCTAACTGCAAACGTTCCTTTTCAAGTTTTAACTTCTCAGTTTCTAGATCCAGAGGCTGCATGATGGGCTTTTCTGTTTGGGTGAGGTCATTTTCCACAGCAGGTTTCTCAGCATGCAGAGTCTCTAGCCTGAGTTTCTCCCATTCAATCTGAAGCCGCTCCTTCTCAATCTGCAGTCTCTCACGCTCCAGGTCAACATGCCGCAAGCGCTCTTTTTCAATCTGCAGGCGCTCCTTCTCTACTTGCAACCTTTCAGCTTCAATATCTAGTCGCTGCTTCTCCAACTCCACCTTTTGTTTCTCCAGATTTATAAGCAAGTGAGAATCTTCATAGGCTAGCCTAGCTTGAGCAGAGCTCAGATTTCCAAACTCTTCAATGTGGGGGAAGTCCGGTAGgtcattttccttttttgaaTCTGGCAAGACTGATGACaaaatttcttcttcttcctcaatAGGAAACTGCAGAGAGGAATGTGACAGACATGAATTACGTTCCAGTCTCTATGCCAGAATAACATCTTTTTTTCATCTTAAAAGATACTCAGAACTATCTTATGCTGTGAAATAACCATGTCTGATCAAAAGACTGTTTTCTACCTTTACACAGGCAGAGAAACACTTTATTCACAAGCTATCTGAtctgaaaaatggaaaaaaaaaacaaaccagtttGTCAGTGGTCATGCAAGAACAGAAAACACTGCATGGCAGTTACTACACAGCATTCAAAACCACTGATGGAAAATTTGATCTAAACCAGTATATATTGTTCTTACTTTTCATATAGGTGAGTGACATTTATGTTAGTCACTAGAAATTTGCTGTAATTATCACAGCAGCTGGATCTACATATTACATGCTATGTTGGTTAATACAGCTTTCACTAGCTGGAGGATTCAATTTCTCAGAAACATGTAACACTGACATTTTTCACATGCTCCTAACCCTTAAAACTGTACTGTGGGTCAATAAACGTGAATTGTTTAACTAATTTTGTATTATCATCACATTTATTGTAAAGCTACTTATGATGCCGATGACTAGGTAGTTAAGACCACTGCTCTTGGCAGACAGTAACAAGTTGTGTAGAATTATACCTACATGTACCACAAATTCATAGTACACAAGGGATAATTGTTTCCCCTGAAGTATGCTGCAAAATTAAGGCAAACTGAGGAAGATACAGGTTCAACAAATCTTAAGGCAATAAGAGGACAGTCAGCCCTCTAGCATTAGAACAGACACACTGTTCTTCAGCACTTGTCAGACAGCACTCTTACTACCATTTAACAGCTTATGTTGATTTTTTCCCAGCACACATGTCAATTGAGCTGAGACAGGAGTTTATTCTCTCCTCATCCAAAGAAGAAACCCTCAAACCGAAACCAGTTAAATACTCCTGTTTGAAATGAGAACTATATTTTTGTACAGGCACAACACAACTATCCAAACATTTAACTTCACTCTTGCTAGCTGCCTACCCCAGGACAGACACAATACTACTAGGACTACCAAAGGGTCTACAggatccacagcagcttgtcaaACACATTAAAATTCTGACAGAGATAAATGGATGTTTGACTTAGTGTAATACTTCATCCTGTGAGTTCATTTTAGGAAACACAAATAGTGTTCTATTTCTGTATTTTGGTATTCTATTTCTTTCTGTAACTGCAGGTAACATACTTTCATTTGTTAAGGAAGTGGATTTTTCTTCCTTGTTCATCCACCCATCTGTTCTAAGTATTAAAATAACCCATTTCCTCCAACTGCATATTTTTCATTCTACTGGACTAATTCTTATTTATAGCACATACAAATGGAAAACGTGCAAAAATATATTCAAAGTTGATAACGAACATCCAAGACCTTACACACAATTCCAAGTTGTGAGATTTGAATATCATCTCTTTGAAACATATTTGTTTCTACAGTTTCTTCAATTCACACATTCCAAAAAATCAGAAACAGATGCtgtaaagaaacacagaaaaaaatccttatGCTGAAAGACACACTGCATGTAGCTAATatatgccaatcactcacttCAAAATTCTGtgcatcttcctcttcttcttctactTTGATTTCTGTTAAAGATCCACCAGCTTCTCTGAAGTCAGTGATATTTTGCCATTCAAAACTAGATTCAATTGCAAACCCCATTTTCTCATCCATGTCTTCGTTGAGAGAGTCATCTAAATTGGATGAAGGAAGGTGAAACCCAGCACCTACAACTTTGATGTTTGCATTCAGACGTTTTCTCTTCATGAGTGCTCTCCAGTCAAGGTATCGCCTTTTCACTTCTGTCCCTGTTCTTTGCTCTCCTTCACCTACAGCATTTACACACTCTGCTATTTCCTCCCAAGCTTTCCGTTTCATCTCATTAATTGTTGTATTAAGTTGCTTTGAAAAGAGTACTTCTCTCCTTTTTCTGATTTCCTTAAGAAGAGTTTGAGTTTCCTGAACACTaaaattgctttttctttttctttttaactgttTCATTTTTTCCAGCTTTAACCTAATAATTTCACCACAacagacacaaagatgatctgaCACTAATCAGTTATTAACACAAATAAAATTTGAAAGCAAATGAAAGCAGAACTCAATTCTTGTGAATTTTCTCTTCACTTTGCAGTATTTTCTTATTGGTCAGGCTTCCTAAGAGAAAAAGAGCAAACAACATAAGTCTCCAAGGTATACATTGTATACTTCCATTTTAAACGAAAGCAACTCCAAAGTCATCATTTAAGGAACACATAGTTTGAACTGATCACTCTTTTGATAAAAGGTAACCATTTTGTTAAAATCTGAATATAAAGTAACTAAAGATACTTTCTCTAATCTTGTATGAATGATAAATCCATTAATATATCTAAGTCACAAACTGTTAAGTCGATAGTTCCATTTAAAAATACAACCACTTTCATTCATAAGAGTTTCACCTACCAACAATTGATTAAGGCTGAAATTTGACATATACATTTCAATTTGAATGCTAAATTACTTCCAAAAGAAGCTAAATTTGTTGTATTGTTACTTCAAAACCAAGAATTGCTCAAGCAACTGAAATTCCTGAGAAACATTTAAATTGAGGTATTAATTCCACCCAACCCCCAACTACATTAGTAAGAAAAGCCGAAGTTTTAAGGGCTTTTCTGACTCAATGACAAAAAACAATTGGAACAATTCTGCCAAACGTCAGAAACAAACTTTTAGTTCAAACAAATGTGTTGCCTTAGAGATGTTTTAAGAGGAAATAGACTTAGAAATAAGTCACTGCATGCCCATGGTAAAGACTTCCTCTAGCCTTCTCACACTGCAAAATTCATGCCAGCTGTTATAGCTAGTTTCAAGTTCATCCCACCCTCTACTCTTAACTCCTTTATCTGGTGCTGAAGACAACAATAAAGCTGACAGATTCCGTGTAAGTCTGCACAGAAAATTGGAAAGTTTGAGTAGGAGAAACAGTGGACAAATAATGCAGCGAGATGAACGTATCCTGGATCATATaaccaaaaaaacctcaaactgGAAGCAGAAACTGTGAATAAAAAATGGTTCTTGGTCACAGACTGCTTAGCAATGGTCCAATTCATGTTGAACTTTGAAACACATTACCTACCACTTCAGATTTGGTTTAAGAGGCTTTAAAAATCTAGTAAGCAAACAATTCATGTTACTGTACTGACAGTTTCAAGCTGTTTGCTTACTATTTACCCAGTAAACAATTTTTGTCCACTTGAAGCAAATGGTTTGCACATTATATATTCCATTGCTACTGACTAATGGACTTAAATATCTCCCAGCATGCTATGCAGAGTTCTTAAATTACTAATTATTTGTTTCTTCTGTTATTCTTCTAAATGTGGTTAAAACATATAGGTCAGCACATTACACAAAAACTTCTCTATTTGGGGATAATGCACCTAATAGTTTAGACATCATTCTTGATCTTGATGCTCTACTGACTGCAAATACGTGGCTCACTTGCACCAAAGTCTTCTGTATCAGGCAACACTGTTTCATACTCAAACATGTGAGTATGCTGGcaatggattaaaaaaaacaaacctgtaaGACTTAACAAAATATCTTTTAAACTACCTCAGAATTAATATCTTTTGAACACAATTAATATCTTCTAAACAACCTAAGAATTTTGTACTATGAGTACATTTACTACAGGAGCACCAGGTTCACCACTGGGCAGTCCTCTTTCCAAGAAACTTGCAGGTTGAACATGAGAAAAGACAAGCACTTTAGGGAACCACCCATACTTAGAAGGGTCATTTAAAATGCAGACAGGAGATGCCGAAGATGGGTAGCGGCTGCGGATTCAGGTAGTATACGGATTAATAGATGAAAGGTTTCCCATCCTTTCAGATAGCAATGGCCATGAACGGAAGAACACCTCCCTTCCGAGCAGGCAGTGTTTTGCAGGGATGAAGGCGGGCATAGCCCCTAGGGTTGAAAAGGCTCAGCTAGCGCCCTCGGAGCCGGCCCCGCGGCCGGCAGGGTCCCGCCAGAAGGCGCACGAAGCCCTGCAGGAACGCCACGAAAGGCAACAAAGAAAGGCGGGGGTACGGCTGGATGCCCCGGCCGGCATGGGCCTGAGCCCCACCAGGCCTGCCTCCCAAGACTGGCTGCACCTCGTCCGCGGTCGCAGGCCCAATCTCTCGGTGACCCACGGGGAACAGGTGGGTACGCGGGCCCCATCCGCGACGCAGCGCAAGGTCTCCCCCAGCAAGTGACCCATAGGCGGGCCCCGCTGCCTCTAGCGGGATGAGGAAGAAGACCTCGCAACGAGGCCGCCGAGAACGACGGCGGACAACCGCCTCACTGATCTCGGGGGCCGAGGGCAGCGGTACCCCACCGCTCCCCCCCTACAAAGAGGCTGAAGGCTGCCTAGACCCCGCATAGGCAGCAGCCTCATAGGGGGTAACAGTTGCCTAAGCTCTGCaacagccagcactgctccacTCCATACCCCGCCCGTTCCCCGGGGAGCCGCACGAACTACTCACCTACGCCCAACTCGCCTCTCCGGGTCGCCGGCCCTTTAACAACCACCACGCTCCCATTGGACAAATTGCGTGCCTGTCAGTCCCTCCCGCACGCCTATTGGAAGTCCACGGCCGCCACTTCCTCTGGCCCCACCTCCTCACCACCCCGACGCTCCAGACGGGCCGGAACCCCCTACACTGGTTTCGAGCGCggcagctcctctcccagcgGGACTGCCGCCGTGCGCCAGCCCCCAGACAGCACTGGCTACAGAGGCTGTTTGTCTTCCTGATGCCTGCCGGTGATTGGCCACTGGCTGCCAAGGCCCGCCTCACCTCTCAATGAGCTTCCGGTGGCGAGGCTCTTGCAGGGTCATGAAGAAGCCAGACGGGGCGGTTCTGGtgtctgtgccctgcctggcttGCGTAAGGGGGtggcaggctgcctagggatggTGAGAGAGGGCTGGCGCCAGCCTGGGACTGACGGAGGGacggaggcagggagggaggggctctgctgctcagagtgcccCCACCGCAGGCCCATGCAGAGTGTGCGCGTTTGCTCGGTGAGCCTGTCTACGGTCGAATAGAAGCAACCAGAAAACAGCAGCCGGAGTCAGCGTGGCCACTACACCTATGGTGGCAGAGCTAATATTGCATAGCAGAGTATGTTTCCTCCTCGACTGCGTTGTTTGAGTGTACTGTTGGTTTTGTGATTAAAATAGTTAAATTACACTTGCAGAGAtaataaatgtttttaaaatagTATTTTTTGGAAAGTGGTGCCTGTGGTAAGTCGTGTTGCCATTAATGTAATGGGGCATACAAGCAAAAGCACAGCTGTAGGGTTCTCTGCTCTTGGGCCCttcattttttgttttctctcagtCATAGGTGAAGTGTCTGGCATTTGCTCTTTGCATTACATCCTGTTGCCTTGGTAACATAACCTTTGAGCAGGCTTAAAAGCACTACTTGCAGGTAGATAATTAAAAGTCTTTTTTTGCTGAAGCTTGCTACTTGCTTGTTCTGCCTAAACTGTATTGTTTGGCGTATTTACTTATTAGTAGCTCAATCAAATCCAAGTTCTCAGCTATATTCAGCATTTGAACTTGAGCATTTTCACTGGACAGATCACTGCTAGTGATCAGAATTACGATGATGAGACAACAGATTTCCTTTAAAATGGTATTTTCCAGTTTTGGTTGACAACTTTGTCAGTGAACTTCCCTGAAAGTATTTACAGAAACTCAACATGAAAAGGCTGTGAATTTATCAGCTTTCTTAGAGGTGATGATCACTTAGCTGCCATGATAATAAACATTTTGAAAGGAAAACGGGAATATAGCAAGGTTATGCCACGTTGTTGGCAATATGCAAGGATACTTTTTACTAAGGCCTAAATATGAACTAGGCTTAGATTTATATTATTACCAGTGTTTTTGACAGTGCTGTGAAATGTGATGCAATGAAATGTGATGCAAGTGTGCCCTGAAGGTCTTGCAAGCTAGTTCCAAGTAGATTCAGGTGCAAGTAGGTGGAAAATTGATAGAGAATGAAAGTCATTAACAGTTTGAACCTCTGCCAGTCCACAAAAATAATTAGTGCTAATCACACTTCATTGAGTATCCTCCTTTTATTGGGAAGCACAAAACCACTAAATATGATTAGTGTCCATTAGACTAATTTTAACTAGGAAGCATATGATTTCCTAGGGTAGCTGCATAACTCTAAATAGCTTTATTTTCTCCCCCTACTGTTTTTCCACTTTTACAGAGGCTTTTGATCACAGGTGAAAAATCCTTGGACCTCCTTCATTCATGTGAAATGTCTTGTATTTATTTTGAGTTTGTGCAGTTAATATGTATTTTATTCATTAAATCCAGGCTCCACTTCCTTGCTTTTTATGACAATGGGAAAAGCCCCATCATACCGTCTGCCACAGGTATGAACTGTGCCAGTCCGTGGTGAATTTCTGGGTATTGTAGAACATGTAGAGGCAATGTTATTGTGATTACAAATAGATGCAACTACAGCTCTCAAATTTGGTTTGTTGCTCAATATAAGCTTTTAACATTGTGAACACTTAGAAAGCTTTGTACATGTCTCCAACTGGCTTCTGGTAGGTGTGTGGCAAATGCTGGAAAGTTAATTTTTATTGCTGTAACACTACAGAGGTTTGAGAAGGTTTGAAGGTCACCTAAGAAAACAGGGCTTCTGCACTTTCTATTAATGCCATTTCTGCATCCTTTCAGACCTTTTAGACTGATTAGTTTATATCTTGATTTAAAACCATTTCTAAGTAGTATGGAAGCACATTTCATAATACCTAATGATTTGCAATACACAAACTGTTAAAAAACCCTGTATTTCAATCTGAGCTAGACAGATCCAATAAAAATGATACCAATTTAAACGAGCACCTTAAATGGTAAACTTAAAACTTTTCAGCAGGATAAATTAAATACTACAAGGTCCAAGGACAGTTTAACGCCCCCCTCCCCGTGCAGTTTTCTTGATTACAGTTTTAGTATTCAAAATGCTCCCCACttgaacaaagaaaaaaatcagttacCCTCATTAAAACCACTGCCGTTTCTCTGTATTTTGCAAGTCACTGgaacaacagggaaaaaaagacctgACAATTACTCGGTTGCAATGGTGCTTTTATTTCACAAAAGAATTAACATCTCTGCAAACAAGTAGCATCACACTTCCCACATATCGGCAGaacccaggcagcagcaaaatGTTTGTTACTGATTGCTTATGTTTTATTGGATGTtataagagaaaagaaaaaaaagtaaattgaGCATAACGTTCGGCTATAACTATTGTCGAATATACCCCTGCTTTCAGTCAGCTTTAATTAAAATAGATCTCATGCTGCCTCCTATTGGTCATCTACAAACAAAAGCACTTAAAATGAGACTCCACATTACGAATTGCAGATAGCACATTCTATATCCTATACCTTATCTACTGCTAATCAAAGGAGGTATACAGCTTTTTTCATGGAGTAGTAGCAGAAATAAATCTCACCCGTTAAATCTACTCCATTTTGTGGATATAATGAATTTTTAACAACAGCAATAAACTTGCTTTTAGTGTATTCAGAATATAGAAAATAAATTCATTAGtacataaataataataatcaggTCTGTGCAAACATAATCAATATAAACACCTGAATAATTGATATTCATTAGAGCAAACAAACCAGTATGATAACATTACCAAAGTGCCATAATGTTTTGATAGCATTCTTTTAAAATTAAGATTATCCAATATAATAATTACTGGATATTAAAATCTCACATACAATATTTATTATTTTCATGTATATTATACTGGGCATGCTTATGTTGTGTTCTGTGACATCGACTAGAATTCTATTATAAATGTTTTGGTTACATCATCTAAGTGCAAATAGTAGATTATAGCTTTACATGCAATCTGTTTTAAGCAACTTACTATACTTGAGTGAGAATACAGGTAATTGTTAATCTAGTACCTGACCATTTTTAGAGGAAGGTATTCTTTCATAAAGTACTGTGAGTTTTGAAAAGTCAGAAAAGATGTAAAAAAAATACTGTGGAATAATTTTGTGACTACTTTAAAACTGCATAACAGTCTGAAAAATCAATTTGATCCAGACCTACAGTAGTTGTGCTAGTAATCCATGTTCTTCTGAGTAGTGTAGTTGACTTTGCTGGGATTTCTTACCTTAGTGATTAATCATGAGACTGGGAGCACAGGCCTTTAATTCTAACATAAAGTCTCGGTTTTAATCATGATTTTCTAACACAGTTTCTTCTGCACTCAGTTTTTCTATAAGATTTAAGACTCTGTATGTGGAATTGTGGCAAATCTTTTCCTCTATGAGAATTGTAGTACAGGCCTACCTATATAACTGAAGAAAGTAATACTATTTCACAGAAACTTTTCTGTAAGCAGTGGTACAAAGTGTAACTGACACTACTACGTTATTTCCTGGTCACCGAGTAAGAGGGCTCACCTCCATCTGAAATCTATGATTTGTCAGACTTGGAGCTGACATTAACTCCCATGCAAATGCAGCATACAATACTAAAGAACCACCTCTGTGTTCCAAATTATACTTCATTCAGTTTTCACTATATATACTACTAAGAAGTAATTTACCACATACATCATTGCTCTGTCTGATGTCATATGCCAGAGTCTTATACATAGAGCAAGTAGCTGGATGGAAGACTGCTAAAAAAATGTTAAAGGTGCTGTAAGGAAACAATTGTAGGAAAGAGCATCACCTGAATTACTGACTGACTCACTTGCTGTTCACGTGACCCAGCAATTTGGACATGACAGTGGCAATTAATAAAAAACCTTGCAATTCTCTACTCTCTTCAATTTGCATAGCAATTTATACCCATGTACTATTGGCATGTGACTTTTCTCATTGACTAAATGTCATGCTACTATTACTCAGgtataaaaccaaaacagtaaCACAAGCAAAGGAGAATGAAGTATTCTGATAAAGTGACAAGTAGCAACAATTAATGAACTTTCTATGCTACCCTAAGTAGCTTTATTAATGCTATAACTACCATTCATTTGTATGTCTGTTTTCCTCCTACTGTTTCACTAAGCAAGAAAAGTATTCTCCATCTTTCCTAAACTATTTAATACTTTTCATTAACAAAAAGTAGTTGCATTCTAATATAAAAATTCTTGTGTTTCAGTATAGTGATTGTAAAGGTTACCTAGCTAAGTGTAGTTATGGAGACCCATTATAGAAGAGCAAAATAAATGTAGAAGTTGCTCGAAATGCTGTAACAACAAGCTATTTACTTCTACAGAACCAACACAAATTTAATACAAATAAATTACTAAGTGGAAAAGTTCCACTTTATTATTTTCTCCAAATGTACATAATTTTCATTTGCATCCTTATGAAAATATTTATGATTACTACTATCTAAATTTATAAAGGTATCTGATAATAAATAATAGAGTTGGTCATAGAATCGGAACTTTCTATTGTTTACTGTTTAAAAAGAAGAACATTGCTAAGCAATACTGAGCTTTAAGCCTTAATACTAAGCTTGAGTTTTGCAGAAAATACATGCATTAGTGATGTGACAATGAACCTACCATGGTCACCTCAAGCCTTAGGAAAGATGCCTCACTAAATTTTGTTCATTTTCAAACTGCTTGGAAAAGATGTGATTTGATATTCAGAACCATTCTGTTTGGCATTAAGACAAGCTTACTGCTTGAATGATACTTATATGAAATTTAAGCCTCTCACTATCTTATTTAAAAATTTGGTTAAGAAAGGAAATTTTTAGCCTGTGCAAGATTGCAAATGAATTTATGAAACCTAAATGGTTTCACTGTCCTTCTGTCACACACAGGTCCTACTTTGTATGCATGAAGATCAGATTTATGCCTAGTCTAATATTAATACTGCAAATCCATTACAATTTTAACATTATAATAGATGACTACTGAAAGTTTGCCAAGCAGTATATTGTGTAGCATTCACCATGTAATATCTTATCACTTAAAATTACCATAAAGTACAAGTTAATGTCTTTTAACTCATTTAAACTACTACAGAAGTTATAAAAAGGAATTATTTCACCTCAGAAAATAGTATTTACTTTGACTTTAAACGTGGGGATTTATTTTTGCAACTTTGTATTTGAGGTATGATGAGATGTGAACATTTCCTGTAGTTAACAAAAGAAATTACTAATGATTATTTTACAACTTGCTGCTGTAAGCAACCTAGTGGCTGCGTAGTAGGTAGCACTGGAGACTTCAGAGATGGAAGACTTCTGTTAGAAAACATCCTGAAGTGCTTTTTTCTTTAGTTAACATAACTGAATCAAAGATACCACATGAATACCACATGAAAGATACCACCCTGTAGAAATTTTGCCCACTGCAAAACATTATCAAAGTTGCCACACTTAATGGGATGAAAACAGAAAGTACAGCTACTACTAAGGCACAAGGATGGAGAAAATCTGGTAAAACTGAAGAGCTGAAGTAAGATGATAGGAATTACCAGTCTCTTCAAGTTAGATACCTGGGTTTAATGCTGCAAAGGTCACTTTGGCTGTTATCCTTGCTAAGGTTGAATAAGATAAAGCTGACAATGAATTCCTCTTACAGGTTTATGAATATAAAAAGCCTAAATAAAACAACACTAACATAGATTTCTTTTAAACTTCAGTTACGTACagaaaacagtatcacagtcagTTTTCTCACTCAGAAACTTACCTACTGGGACAACTGTGACTGTTAGAGAAACAATGGCACATATTACACAATGAATTCCTCACTGCTAACTGTTTTTTGAAAAGTGATATAATTTTGCAGACTAGTCAGAGAATTACAGGTAAGACTTGCATATAAAATTAAGTGATACTTTCTATAGTGGCTAGCATGAATGACAATGTAATGGACTCTTCCAAAAGCAGTTCTTTAGCATACAATTTAAACTGAAGACTTAAAGAAAACAGTACATACTTTTCCATCTATAAATTAATACCCACAAATCTGTTCTAAAAGTTGTGCATTTGAATAGATTCTTTCAATTCAGGAGTTTCAGAATTCTCCAGAGCAAATTGTCAGTACAGATGACCAGGGGTCCCTGTATTTATTAAACTGAATGACCTGACAGTAAAACTCAGTTAAGGCTTTTGGCATTGGTGAAACTTCTTCCCACTCGGACCTACTGCTGTGGTAGACTTGAACTTCATCTGTGAT carries:
- the MSANTD4 gene encoding myb/SANT-like DNA-binding domain-containing protein 4, producing the protein MKQLKRKRKSNFSVQETQTLLKEIRKRREVLFSKQLNTTINEMKRKAWEEIAECVNAVGEGEQRTGTEVKRRYLDWRALMKRKRLNANIKVVGAGFHLPSSNLDDSLNEDMDEKMGFAIESSFEWQNITDFREAGGSLTEIKVEEEEEDAQNFEFPIEEEEEILSSVLPDSKKENDLPDFPHIEEFGNLSSAQARLAYEDSHLLINLEKQKVELEKQRLDIEAERLQVEKERLQIEKERLRHVDLERERLQIEKERLQIEWEKLRLETLHAEKPAVENDLTQTEKPIMQPLDLETEKLKLEKERLQLEKERLQFLKFESEKLQIEKERLQVEKERLRIQREGHLQ